Proteins encoded in a region of the Candidatus Krumholzibacteriia bacterium genome:
- the dnaB gene encoding replicative DNA helicase: MTEPRLQVRTERGPGPGLPTDRPAPHSLEAERAVLSACLRSQDAMGEAAGLLTAADFHAPRHRAVFKCCEGLTARGEPIDAVAVAVELDKMGVLAEYGGPSFVDELLDVGSSPANVLYHARVVSERARLRELIRVSHEVSREAYDVATPADTLLDRAQQELFELSSKTEARSFRPLKELAGETFEHIQKAFQNKDKITGVQTGFADLDRMTGGLQRSDLIIVAGRPAMGKTSFALNLAFNAAHQFDAPVGVFSLEMSSEQLCMRLISSEGRLDNHAVRTGKLRETDWPRLTQALSNLTNTSLYIDDTSSISLLELRSKARRMVQYHGVKLLVVDYLQLINAGSRIENRQQEISTISRSLKGLAKDLDVPVVALSQLSRAVESRTGNRPMLSDLRESGAIEQDADLVMFVYRQEVYEPENPDVQNIAELILGKHRNGSIGTVKLFFDRQYTRFSNLAADPSAHAGGEG; the protein is encoded by the coding sequence TTGACCGAACCTCGCCTCCAAGTCCGAACCGAGCGTGGTCCTGGCCCCGGCCTGCCCACCGATCGGCCGGCTCCGCACTCGCTCGAAGCCGAACGAGCGGTGCTGAGCGCCTGCCTGCGAAGCCAGGACGCGATGGGCGAGGCCGCCGGACTCCTCACGGCGGCGGATTTCCACGCGCCGCGACACCGTGCGGTGTTCAAGTGCTGTGAAGGCCTCACCGCGCGTGGCGAACCCATCGACGCCGTCGCCGTGGCCGTCGAACTCGACAAGATGGGCGTGCTGGCCGAGTACGGCGGCCCGTCGTTCGTCGACGAACTGCTCGACGTGGGCAGCAGTCCCGCCAACGTCCTGTACCACGCGCGTGTGGTCAGCGAGCGCGCCCGGCTGCGGGAACTCATCCGCGTGAGCCACGAGGTCAGCCGCGAGGCCTACGACGTGGCGACTCCGGCCGACACCCTGCTCGACCGCGCCCAGCAGGAACTCTTCGAACTGTCCTCGAAGACCGAGGCGCGGTCGTTCCGCCCACTGAAGGAGCTCGCGGGCGAGACCTTCGAACACATCCAGAAGGCCTTCCAGAACAAGGACAAGATCACCGGCGTGCAGACCGGTTTCGCCGATCTCGACCGCATGACCGGCGGTCTCCAGCGCAGCGACCTGATCATCGTGGCCGGACGCCCGGCCATGGGCAAGACGAGCTTCGCGCTCAACCTCGCCTTCAACGCCGCGCACCAGTTCGACGCGCCGGTCGGCGTGTTCAGTCTGGAGATGAGCAGCGAGCAGCTGTGCATGCGGCTGATCTCGAGCGAGGGCCGCCTGGACAACCACGCCGTGCGCACGGGCAAGCTGCGCGAAACGGACTGGCCGCGCCTCACCCAGGCCCTGAGCAACCTGACGAACACATCGCTGTACATCGACGACACCTCGTCGATCTCGCTGCTCGAGCTGCGGAGCAAGGCACGTCGTATGGTGCAGTACCACGGCGTGAAGCTGCTGGTGGTCGACTACCTGCAGCTGATCAACGCGGGTTCGCGGATCGAGAACCGGCAGCAGGAGATCAGCACCATCAGCCGTTCGCTCAAAGGTCTGGCCAAGGACCTCGACGTGCCGGTGGTCGCGCTCAGTCAGTTGTCGCGCGCCGTCGAGAGTCGCACCGGCAACCGGCCCATGCTCAGTGACCTGCGCGAATCCGGAGCGATCGAGCAGGACGCCGATCTGGTCATGTTCGTCTACCGGCAGGAAGTCTACGAACCCGAGAACCCCGACGTCCAGAACATCGCCGAGCTCATCCTGGGCAAGCACCGCAACGGGTCGATCGGAACCGTGAAGTTGTTCTTCGACCGCCAGTACACGCGCTTCAGCAACCTGGCGGCCGATCCGTCTGCGCACGCTGGGGGAGAGGGGTAG
- a CDS encoding 3'(2'),5'-bisphosphate nucleotidase CysQ yields the protein MSASDPVSGLLPDDLDRIRRALNTAGPILSRYAGDGARVDHKAGGDPVTEADLAVDAVLREQLLREGEGWLSEETADDLSRLDHSRVWIVDPLDGTKEFVQGIPEWCVSVGLTIDGEAVAGGIFNPVSGLHVVGAVGQGCWSAGSPCHVRDGDSLEGIEVLASRSETKRGEWDDFTDAEFTVTPTGSVAFKFAMVAAGETDATWTLVPKSEWDVAAGVALVRAAGGDVVLKNGQPPRFNRESVLFPGLVAAGPQRLHTIRTRLGV from the coding sequence TTGAGCGCCAGCGATCCCGTCTCCGGACTCCTGCCCGACGACCTCGACCGCATCCGCCGCGCCCTGAACACCGCCGGCCCCATCCTGAGCCGCTACGCCGGCGACGGTGCACGGGTCGATCACAAGGCGGGCGGTGACCCCGTGACGGAGGCCGACCTGGCGGTCGACGCCGTCCTGCGCGAACAGCTCTTGCGCGAGGGCGAGGGCTGGCTCAGCGAGGAGACGGCCGACGACCTCTCACGCCTCGACCACTCCCGCGTGTGGATCGTCGACCCTCTCGACGGCACGAAGGAGTTCGTGCAGGGCATTCCCGAGTGGTGCGTGAGCGTCGGACTGACCATCGACGGCGAAGCCGTGGCCGGCGGGATCTTCAATCCCGTGAGCGGACTGCACGTGGTCGGGGCCGTGGGTCAGGGCTGCTGGAGCGCGGGATCTCCGTGCCACGTGCGCGATGGCGACAGCCTGGAAGGGATCGAGGTCCTGGCCAGCCGCAGCGAGACGAAGCGCGGCGAGTGGGACGACTTCACCGACGCCGAGTTCACGGTCACCCCGACCGGCTCGGTAGCCTTCAAGTTCGCCATGGTCGCAGCCGGCGAGACCGACGCCACGTGGACGCTCGTGCCGAAGAGTGAGTGGGACGTGGCCGCGGGCGTGGCCCTGGTGCGAGCGGCCGGCGGCGACGTCGTGCTGAAGAACGGTCAGCCGCCACGCTTCAATCGTGAGAGCGTGCTCTTCCCCGGGCTGGTCGCGGCCGGACCACAGCGGCTGCACACCATCCGCACACGCCTCGGCGTCTGA
- the gmk gene encoding guanylate kinase — MDLGTSFLLLVTGPSGAGKTSLYRGLLAEDTRLGFSVSCTTRPPRHGEVDGRDYHFVARDEFERRREAGEFVEWAEVHGRLYGTLISELEAVAREGRIPVLDIDVQGGVEVIERFGDLSVCSVFVFPPDLEVLEQRLRGRGTDDEATVSRRLANAREEIPRAEHYRYWVVNDDLERARDDLRAILRAERLRRERHARRPVD; from the coding sequence TTGGACCTCGGGACCTCTTTCCTGTTGCTCGTGACCGGGCCCTCCGGCGCCGGCAAGACCAGCCTGTACCGGGGCCTGCTGGCCGAGGACACGCGCCTCGGGTTCTCGGTGAGCTGCACCACGCGTCCGCCACGCCACGGGGAGGTCGACGGCCGCGACTACCATTTCGTCGCGCGCGACGAGTTCGAGCGCCGGCGCGAGGCGGGCGAATTCGTGGAGTGGGCCGAGGTGCACGGCCGTCTCTACGGCACGCTGATCTCCGAGCTCGAGGCCGTGGCCCGCGAGGGACGGATCCCCGTTCTCGACATCGATGTCCAGGGCGGCGTCGAGGTCATCGAACGCTTCGGCGACCTGTCCGTGTGCTCGGTCTTCGTGTTCCCACCGGATCTGGAGGTGCTCGAACAACGCCTGCGCGGACGCGGGACCGACGACGAGGCCACCGTCAGCCGCCGCCTGGCCAACGCTCGCGAGGAGATCCCTCGGGCGGAGCACTACCGCTACTGGGTCGTGAACGACGATCTGGAGCGCGCGCGCGACGATCTCCGCGCGATCCTGCGGGCCGAGCGACTGCGACGGGAGCGTCACGCGCGGCGGCCCGTCGACTGA
- the coaBC gene encoding bifunctional phosphopantothenoylcysteine decarboxylase/phosphopantothenate--cysteine ligase CoaBC — protein MTPTPHDVDTTPSGTGRGRRVLLLVTGGIAAYKACTIVRRLVDAGCHVQVAMTASAQRFVTPLTFQALSGLPVGTSLWGEGGEDPLDHIHWAQDCDLLLVAPATANFLAKMAHGLADDLCSTLATASTAPIVVAPAMNDQMWRNPPNQENLERLRGRGVEVIDPGSGYLACGTVAEGRLAEPEVVASHALARLAPGPLSGRTVLVTAGGTREPVDAVRWIGNHASGRTGIALAEAARDRGARVVLLLGPTELPPPQGVEVERFVTVDDLGERLEAHAPSADAVIMNAAVSDWRAKDPASAKLKKETGTPELRLEATPDLLAALGASKRGGQVLVGFALETGDDAAVEEQVRGKLGRKKLDLVCGNRADVEGEGFGGDTNRLFLYSADGEGRWTERGSKAELARVVVDRVARLLDPTT, from the coding sequence GTGACCCCGACTCCGCACGACGTCGACACGACCCCGTCCGGGACCGGACGGGGTCGTCGTGTCCTGCTCCTGGTCACGGGTGGGATCGCCGCCTACAAGGCCTGCACCATCGTCCGTCGCCTGGTCGACGCCGGGTGTCACGTGCAGGTCGCCATGACGGCCAGCGCGCAGCGCTTCGTCACTCCGCTCACCTTCCAGGCGCTGAGTGGTCTTCCCGTCGGGACCTCGCTGTGGGGCGAGGGCGGAGAGGATCCCCTCGATCACATCCACTGGGCCCAGGACTGCGACCTGCTGCTCGTGGCGCCGGCCACGGCGAACTTCCTGGCGAAGATGGCGCACGGCCTGGCCGACGATCTCTGCAGCACGCTGGCCACCGCGAGCACGGCCCCGATCGTGGTCGCACCGGCGATGAACGACCAGATGTGGCGCAACCCGCCCAACCAGGAGAATCTCGAACGTCTGCGTGGCCGCGGCGTCGAGGTGATCGATCCCGGGAGCGGCTACCTGGCGTGCGGGACGGTGGCCGAGGGCCGCCTGGCCGAGCCCGAGGTCGTGGCCTCCCACGCGCTCGCCCGTCTCGCGCCCGGGCCCTTGTCCGGGCGCACCGTGCTGGTCACCGCGGGTGGCACGCGCGAACCCGTCGACGCGGTACGATGGATCGGCAACCACGCCAGCGGACGGACCGGCATCGCTCTGGCCGAGGCCGCCCGTGATCGCGGGGCACGGGTGGTCCTCCTGCTCGGACCCACCGAACTCCCGCCGCCGCAGGGCGTCGAGGTCGAGCGCTTCGTCACGGTCGACGATCTCGGAGAGCGCCTCGAGGCCCACGCGCCGTCCGCCGACGCGGTGATCATGAACGCTGCGGTCAGCGACTGGCGTGCGAAGGATCCCGCGTCGGCCAAGCTCAAGAAGGAGACCGGCACGCCCGAACTCCGGCTCGAGGCCACGCCCGATCTCCTCGCCGCGCTCGGCGCGTCGAAGCGCGGTGGCCAGGTGCTCGTGGGGTTCGCGCTCGAGACCGGCGACGATGCCGCGGTCGAGGAGCAGGTGCGTGGCAAACTCGGGCGCAAGAAGCTCGATCTGGTCTGCGGCAACCGCGCCGACGTCGAGGGCGAGGGATTCGGGGGCGACACGAATCGTCTGTTTCTCTACTCTGCCGACGGCGAGGGCCGGTGGACCGAGCGCGGTTCCAAGGCCGAGCTCGCGCGCGTCGTCGTCGACCGTGTGGCGCGTCTCCTCGATCCCACGACCTGA
- a CDS encoding NFACT RNA binding domain-containing protein: MDPPHRWLDGLAEALTDTLSGARVEGAISGPGWVSVRIGGRFVWMVAQGGERMAWLTDRPLPRRFLELLGRHARSPFPAHLGDRVLTGAEVLETDDGQVDGLRLELGPAPPLHLDVRFFPRPGGIWLTGAAGEDLARQGRMDDRPLRPRPPRPDSDFDPDEHRDRCEATLRARLLQQTARTLRQRTDQAAKRAQRRVWQLEGDLDDARRDQGIRARADLLAANLHRVDAGRDHVDLTDFDGETVRLVLDPSRPPAANLDRWYKRAARAERKLEQVERRLHEQRTELTTLVERRAALEELDAGADLDAWLDFAAAHELDPVPKAPKPASERGKRPAERLPYWSFELDGWELRVGRSARDNDELLKHHAHNRDLWLHAQGVPGSHVILRSGGRDLPRRLIARVAQVAAHYSRAKTSSTVPVLVCERRHVRKPRKAAPGEVVADRAETVFVEPGIPSGCERRDGD, translated from the coding sequence GTGGATCCTCCCCATCGATGGCTCGACGGTCTGGCCGAGGCGCTGACCGACACCTTGTCGGGTGCCCGCGTCGAAGGGGCGATCAGCGGACCCGGGTGGGTGTCGGTCCGAATCGGCGGACGCTTCGTGTGGATGGTGGCCCAGGGCGGTGAACGAATGGCCTGGCTGACCGATCGCCCTCTGCCCCGCCGCTTCCTCGAACTGCTCGGCCGCCACGCCCGCAGTCCCTTCCCCGCCCATCTCGGCGACCGGGTGCTGACGGGCGCCGAAGTTCTCGAGACCGACGACGGCCAGGTCGACGGCCTGCGTCTCGAACTCGGCCCGGCGCCACCGCTGCACCTCGACGTGCGCTTCTTCCCGCGGCCCGGCGGGATCTGGCTGACCGGAGCGGCGGGCGAGGACCTCGCGCGCCAGGGGCGCATGGACGACCGTCCCCTGCGTCCCCGGCCGCCCCGACCCGACTCCGACTTCGACCCGGACGAACACCGCGACCGCTGCGAAGCCACGCTCCGGGCGCGCCTGCTCCAGCAGACCGCCCGCACCCTGCGTCAGCGCACCGACCAGGCCGCGAAACGCGCCCAACGACGCGTATGGCAGCTCGAGGGCGACCTCGACGACGCCCGCCGCGACCAGGGCATCCGCGCGAGGGCCGATCTGCTCGCGGCGAACCTCCATCGGGTGGACGCCGGCCGTGACCACGTCGACCTCACCGACTTCGACGGCGAGACGGTGCGCCTCGTCCTCGATCCCTCGCGCCCGCCCGCAGCCAATCTGGATCGTTGGTACAAGAGGGCCGCGCGCGCCGAGCGGAAACTGGAACAGGTGGAGCGGCGGCTGCACGAGCAGCGGACCGAGCTGACCACGCTGGTGGAACGCCGCGCTGCGCTCGAAGAGCTCGACGCCGGGGCCGACCTCGACGCGTGGCTCGACTTCGCCGCTGCCCACGAACTCGACCCGGTCCCGAAGGCACCGAAACCCGCGAGCGAACGCGGGAAACGCCCGGCGGAACGGCTGCCCTACTGGAGCTTCGAGCTCGACGGCTGGGAGTTGCGCGTGGGGCGCAGCGCGCGCGACAACGACGAACTGTTGAAGCATCACGCCCACAACCGCGACCTGTGGCTGCACGCCCAGGGCGTCCCGGGCAGCCACGTGATCCTGCGCAGCGGTGGCCGTGACCTGCCGCGGCGGTTGATCGCCCGGGTCGCGCAGGTGGCCGCGCACTACAGCCGGGCGAAGACCTCGTCGACGGTTCCCGTCCTGGTGTGCGAACGCCGCCACGTCCGCAAGCCGCGCAAGGCGGCACCCGGCGAGGTCGTCGCCGACCGCGCCGAGACCGTCTTCGTGGAACCAGGGATCCCGTCGGGCTGCGAACGCCGCGACGGTGACTAG
- a CDS encoding gamma-glutamyltransferase: MPTLILLVATGLLLITGSALGEPDPRSVGASPTVARLDGVILERGWNDPPERSPGGPAASEGFERIAGAGATAVAVDVVALVARADSPFLDTPATPRSVEVERLRWSVDRAHALGLRLVLRLRVDRLDGGPRGRVAMHDDAAWSKFFGRLRAWCSRWATTADDVGVDLLVLPSALSATTHREADWRRLVATVRARYDGLLTLGAGSIDEVERIDFWDEFDLIGIELDEPVSRPGDDDPDPRPRPSVWSATDEDSVAVDEIARALAPRLELLAETARRWRRPVVLTAAGYRSVDRAWRVVRGPADRFAPPDERDQARAIAGTLRALDRTGATGWTRGVLWHAYDLATGDDADLRRRWARSSSVRDKRAFAVLTSAWTRGGGAHRVLGRGGAAVSADSAVTRIGIEILREGGTAADAAVAMAFALCVVRPDVAGLGGGGSAVVHDARDMSTRSFDFGLRAPLAAHEFFFDELEAEGLTAAASRGPLAAAIPGTVPGLQRIHDRYGALAWPSLLRPALEAAARGAAVRTGTARALAGERARLQAFESTRRTYLPDGRLVQAGERLVRPDLAETLLALGREGAGVWSRGRIGRSVVDDVRRAGGIWSIEDLRAYRVREREAVRWPLSRDGRVVLHTATPPGESALVLPWTWTLLDAQRADHADPAGADRARAWIEALRLVTPAARDHVGDPSVMPVPLRELLSHSDLARLTRRLPRAGTIGPAPRTEAPDPRRERGATHLAVVDAAGHAVAMTLELNGRFGAAWIAPGTGVGLNDGMLRFDTAADPTSAPTRPDRVRPGAAIRTASTPGITTRDGHVWLALAATGAADAPAAAAQVLHRRLADAWPLDRAVAAPRIGLAGSAVTFESDRVPPGWVRAVQRLGYRIEPSDGTARVVGLERAADGALQAVADPRERGLARTVD; this comes from the coding sequence GTGCCCACCCTGATCCTCCTCGTCGCGACGGGTCTCCTGCTGATCACCGGATCCGCGCTGGGGGAACCCGATCCCCGGTCGGTGGGCGCTTCCCCCACCGTCGCCCGCCTGGACGGCGTGATCCTGGAACGGGGCTGGAACGATCCACCCGAGCGCAGTCCGGGAGGCCCGGCCGCGAGCGAGGGCTTCGAGCGCATCGCCGGCGCCGGAGCGACGGCCGTGGCCGTGGACGTGGTCGCGCTCGTCGCACGCGCCGACAGCCCCTTCCTCGACACACCGGCGACCCCTCGCTCCGTCGAGGTGGAACGTCTGCGCTGGTCCGTCGACCGCGCCCACGCACTCGGGCTCCGGCTGGTCCTCCGACTTCGGGTCGATCGCCTGGACGGCGGCCCCCGTGGCCGGGTCGCCATGCACGACGACGCGGCGTGGTCGAAGTTCTTCGGCCGGCTCCGGGCCTGGTGCAGCCGTTGGGCGACGACGGCCGACGACGTCGGGGTCGATCTGCTCGTGCTCCCCTCGGCCCTGAGCGCGACCACGCACCGCGAGGCGGACTGGCGCCGTCTGGTGGCGACCGTCCGTGCTCGCTATGACGGTCTCCTCACGCTCGGCGCGGGCTCGATCGACGAGGTCGAGCGGATCGACTTCTGGGACGAGTTCGACCTGATCGGGATCGAACTCGACGAGCCGGTCTCACGTCCGGGCGACGACGATCCCGATCCCCGACCCCGACCGTCGGTGTGGTCGGCCACCGACGAGGACAGCGTGGCCGTCGACGAGATCGCCCGCGCCCTCGCGCCGCGTCTCGAACTGCTGGCCGAGACCGCGCGACGATGGCGCAGACCCGTGGTGCTGACCGCAGCCGGATACCGGTCGGTCGACCGGGCCTGGCGCGTCGTACGGGGACCGGCGGACCGCTTCGCGCCGCCCGACGAGCGCGACCAGGCGCGCGCGATCGCCGGCACGCTACGCGCCCTCGACCGGACCGGGGCGACGGGGTGGACCCGGGGCGTCCTGTGGCACGCCTACGACCTCGCGACCGGCGACGATGCCGACCTCCGTCGGCGGTGGGCGCGGAGCTCCTCGGTGCGCGACAAGCGCGCCTTCGCCGTGCTGACTTCGGCGTGGACCCGGGGCGGTGGCGCCCACCGCGTGCTCGGTCGTGGCGGAGCGGCGGTCAGCGCCGACTCGGCGGTGACCCGCATCGGGATCGAGATCCTTCGCGAGGGGGGCACCGCGGCCGACGCCGCGGTCGCCATGGCCTTCGCCCTGTGCGTGGTCCGTCCCGACGTCGCGGGACTCGGGGGTGGCGGATCCGCGGTCGTCCACGACGCGCGTGACATGTCGACGCGATCGTTCGACTTCGGACTGCGCGCACCGCTCGCCGCGCACGAATTCTTCTTCGACGAACTCGAGGCCGAGGGTCTGACCGCGGCGGCATCACGCGGGCCTCTCGCGGCGGCGATCCCGGGAACCGTGCCCGGACTGCAACGGATCCACGACCGGTACGGTGCGCTGGCCTGGCCCAGCCTTCTCCGCCCGGCGCTCGAGGCGGCCGCACGGGGCGCGGCCGTGCGTACCGGCACCGCGCGTGCGCTGGCCGGCGAGCGTGCCCGTCTCCAGGCCTTCGAATCGACGCGCAGGACCTATCTGCCGGACGGCCGCCTGGTCCAGGCCGGGGAACGACTCGTCCGCCCGGATCTGGCCGAGACCCTGCTGGCGCTGGGTCGCGAGGGTGCCGGCGTCTGGTCGAGAGGCCGGATCGGAAGGTCGGTGGTCGACGACGTCCGACGCGCCGGCGGAATCTGGTCGATCGAGGACCTGCGCGCCTATCGCGTCCGGGAGCGCGAAGCCGTTCGCTGGCCGTTGAGCCGGGACGGGCGCGTCGTGCTCCACACCGCGACGCCCCCGGGCGAATCCGCCCTGGTCCTGCCCTGGACCTGGACCCTGCTCGACGCCCAGCGCGCCGACCACGCGGACCCGGCCGGAGCCGACCGCGCCCGCGCCTGGATCGAGGCGCTGCGGCTCGTCACACCGGCGGCGCGCGACCACGTCGGCGATCCATCGGTGATGCCCGTCCCGTTGCGCGAACTGCTGTCGCACTCCGACCTGGCGCGGCTCACGCGGCGCCTGCCCCGGGCCGGCACCATCGGACCGGCACCCCGGACCGAAGCACCCGATCCGCGCCGGGAGCGCGGCGCGACGCACCTGGCCGTCGTCGACGCCGCCGGCCACGCGGTCGCGATGACCCTCGAACTGAACGGTCGCTTCGGCGCCGCCTGGATCGCGCCGGGGACCGGAGTCGGACTGAACGACGGCATGCTGCGCTTCGACACGGCCGCCGACCCCACGTCGGCACCCACCCGCCCGGACCGTGTCCGGCCCGGCGCCGCCATCCGCACGGCGTCGACACCGGGGATCACCACCCGCGACGGCCACGTGTGGCTGGCCCTCGCCGCCACGGGCGCTGCCGACGCCCCGGCCGCCGCCGCCCAGGTCCTGCACCGGCGCCTCGCCGACGCCTGGCCCCTCGACCGGGCCGTCGCCGCGCCACGGATCGGACTCGCCGGTTCCGCCGTCACCTTCGAGTCCGACCGTGTCCCGCCCGGATGGGTCCGCGCCGTCCAGCGCCTCGGGTATCGGATCGAGCCCTCGGACGGAACGGCCAGGGTCGTCGGACTCGAACGCGCGGCCGACGGCGCGTTGCAGGCGGTGGCCGATCCCCGGGAACGAGGACTGGCGCGCACCGTGGACTGA
- a CDS encoding uracil-DNA glycosylase, producing MSDPRDDLRRWLAQQAEAGHQRVWFEPRPAPAVLRTAAEAADTAAQAVPAEPSGPPEPPAPLRPAAQVAPPDPDARARKAEALAALDRTQVSICTKCVLHSSRTRTVFGVGNPDANVVFVGEAPGRDEDLKGEPFVGRAGQLLTKILAAIGFERDDVYIANVLKCRPPNNRDPLPDEVGHCEPYLLAQLDVIQPRVICALGKHAAQTLLRTTSALGRLRGTVHDYNGIPMIVTYHPAALLRNSQWKRPTWEDVQKLRALHDELVAESAGRASPSVDGDSA from the coding sequence ATGAGCGATCCCCGCGACGACCTCCGCCGTTGGTTGGCGCAGCAGGCCGAGGCCGGCCACCAGCGTGTGTGGTTCGAGCCCCGTCCGGCGCCCGCGGTGCTGCGCACCGCCGCCGAGGCCGCGGACACGGCGGCGCAGGCCGTCCCGGCCGAGCCGTCGGGTCCTCCCGAGCCGCCCGCCCCCCTGCGTCCCGCCGCGCAGGTCGCGCCGCCCGATCCGGACGCTCGGGCGCGCAAGGCCGAAGCACTGGCCGCACTCGACCGGACACAGGTTTCGATCTGCACGAAGTGCGTGTTGCACTCGTCGCGGACCCGGACCGTGTTCGGCGTCGGCAATCCCGATGCGAACGTCGTGTTCGTGGGCGAGGCCCCCGGGCGTGACGAAGACCTGAAGGGCGAGCCCTTCGTCGGTCGCGCCGGACAGCTGTTGACGAAGATCCTCGCTGCCATCGGTTTCGAACGCGACGACGTCTACATCGCCAACGTTCTCAAGTGCCGTCCGCCGAACAACCGCGATCCCTTGCCCGACGAAGTCGGTCACTGCGAGCCCTACCTGCTGGCCCAGCTCGACGTCATCCAGCCGCGGGTGATCTGTGCGCTCGGCAAGCACGCCGCCCAGACGCTGCTGCGAACGACCAGCGCGCTGGGTCGCCTGCGCGGAACGGTGCACGACTACAACGGCATTCCGATGATCGTCACCTACCACCCGGCGGCGTTGTTGCGCAATTCCCAGTGGAAGCGGCCGACCTGGGAGGACGTGCAGAAGCTCCGTGCCCTGCACGACGAACTGGTCGCGGAGAGCGCCGGTAGGGCATCGCCAAGCGTCGATGGTGACAGTGCTTAG
- a CDS encoding STAS domain-containing protein: protein MQERVMRISEHSTDSVTILELLTPLTGDFSQQLFVPQIENLLEEGRRHFVFDMTELAWINSTGIGLLVGARRKIEDAGGRAVLAGVNDRVKDILKVVGLLAMWDVYPDPRRAVASFDGPAHGTRAEESAG from the coding sequence ATGCAGGAGCGCGTCATGCGCATCAGCGAGCACTCCACCGACAGCGTGACCATTCTCGAACTGCTCACGCCTCTGACCGGTGACTTCTCCCAGCAGCTCTTCGTCCCGCAGATCGAGAATCTGCTGGAGGAGGGCCGGCGCCACTTCGTCTTCGACATGACCGAGTTGGCGTGGATCAACAGCACCGGCATCGGCCTGCTCGTGGGCGCGCGCCGCAAGATCGAGGACGCTGGCGGACGCGCGGTCCTGGCCGGCGTGAACGACCGGGTGAAGGACATCCTGAAGGTCGTCGGTCTGCTCGCGATGTGGGACGTCTATCCCGATCCCCGACGCGCCGTGGCCTCCTTCGACGGCCCTGCCCACGGTACCCGGGCCGAGGAGTCGGCGGGTTGA
- a CDS encoding YicC/YloC family endoribonuclease has translation MRSMTGIGHGRAHDGTNELRVEIRSVNHRFLDVVMRLPDAFASFETEIRQRLQEVVDRGRLSVTLEFEQTTPQLEVTFHEPFVKAFVVEARRIARAHGVRDDLSVSDLAQIDRAFVVREKDLPEEILRPLLDRAFDQALDDYQTMRAAEGAKLRDDLSARVDRIERHVQAVSERAQEVPAELRRRLEERLERMGAKDQVDPQRLAAEVVLLVDKATVHEELERMESHLSQFRETIAGEGPTAKRLGFLLQEMHREVNTTGSKSSDLTITDAVVRMKEEIENIREQIQNLE, from the coding sequence ATGAGGAGCATGACTGGAATCGGGCACGGGCGCGCCCACGACGGCACGAACGAACTGCGCGTGGAGATCCGGTCGGTGAACCACCGCTTCCTCGACGTGGTCATGCGCCTGCCCGACGCCTTCGCGTCGTTCGAGACCGAGATCCGCCAACGCCTGCAGGAGGTCGTCGACCGCGGGCGTCTCAGCGTGACCCTCGAGTTCGAGCAGACCACGCCGCAGCTCGAGGTGACCTTCCACGAGCCCTTCGTGAAGGCCTTCGTGGTCGAGGCCCGACGGATCGCCCGGGCACACGGAGTGCGCGACGACCTGAGCGTGAGCGATCTCGCCCAGATCGACCGCGCCTTCGTCGTGCGCGAGAAGGATCTGCCCGAAGAGATCCTGCGTCCGTTGCTCGACCGGGCCTTCGACCAGGCGCTCGACGACTACCAGACCATGCGCGCGGCCGAGGGCGCGAAGCTGCGCGACGATCTCAGCGCGCGCGTCGACCGCATCGAGCGGCACGTGCAGGCCGTGAGCGAACGCGCCCAGGAGGTCCCCGCAGAGTTGCGCCGTCGCCTCGAGGAACGCCTGGAACGCATGGGCGCCAAGGACCAGGTCGATCCCCAGCGTCTGGCCGCCGAGGTCGTGCTCCTGGTCGACAAGGCCACCGTCCACGAGGAACTGGAGCGCATGGAGAGCCACCTCTCGCAGTTCCGCGAGACCATCGCGGGCGAGGGGCCGACCGCCAAGCGCCTCGGTTTCCTGCTGCAGGAGATGCACCGTGAGGTGAACACCACCGGGAGCAAGAGCAGCGACCTGACCATCACCGACGCGGTCGTACGGATGAAGGAAGAGATCGAGAACATCCGCGAGCAGATCCAGAACCTGGAGTAG